Genomic segment of Gavia stellata isolate bGavSte3 chromosome 21, bGavSte3.hap2, whole genome shotgun sequence:
GCTCTCCATTCCTCCATTATTTTAGTCAGATCCTGAATTCCGCTCAGTTAAAGACTCCCGAAAATTGCTTAAAATTTGCATTTGGAAGTCATGCCTCAAACaatgtatttacaaaaattattattattgctttttttacaCTAGTCAAGAAACTACTGTAATACTTGAGCAAAATAGCAGTTCTAGTGGTGGCTGAATCACTGAGTGATAACATAGACATCCCTGTTTAAGCCTTTACCACTATCATTGCAATGTTTGTTTATGCGCTGTTTGGCTCTTTTGTAAAGAGGTATAGCTGTGAGTGGTGCGTTATTCCAaaggtgctgctgctctgaTGCTCTGTATGTTTACAGTAATGGGTAAAGCAGAAGGCTCTGTGGCTAGGGAAGAATGGCATGGACATGTTACGGCTCTTTCTGTTGCGCCAGAATTTCGGCGGCTGGGTTTGGCTGCTAAATTGATGGAGCTACTGgaagaaatttcagaaaagtgAGTACTGTGCTCATCTTTAATCTTTTAAAGTAATCTTTCTACAGTCACCTGTTCATGACTTAGATATTTGATTTGCATGAAACAGACCCAGAATTTTGCTTTAAGTAGTGTACTGATTCACTGAAATTCCCCATAGTTAGAGAACAAGAATTATGAGTGTTGCTTGGCAGTTTAAAATCTCAGGGTTTCTCTGAAAGTTAACTTGCCAGAATGAGTAGGAAATACCCTGAATTCCAATAGGGATACTGTATAAAAGGTCCTTTTCTTGACAGGAGAAGATCTTTGCGAAATGTCAACACTTGTTTCCCCTAGGGCCTCCAACATACTTGTTTAGTAATTATGGGCTTTGTGCGATTCCCTTAGGCAAAATCTTGAACAAATTTTGTACGGCAGGCAGTATCTTGGCTTACTTTCTATCTTGTGCTTGGTTGTTTGTACCTgctgaaaatttaatttagtGTCAAATGAACCCACACAGAAATGTCCTTAACTCATGCTGGTAGGGCAACCCCATTGTAGTTGGTAAAATCAGAAAATAGtatgacattttgaaaaatttgcCTTGTGAGGAGAAGGGCTGTCTCCTGTTAGGCAACTGAATCTTGTGACTGATTGTACCACTCCCCCCTGCCATGCACTTCGAAGGAGGCAGTCCCTAAGCCAATGCAATCTAAAatgtggatttattttttttaaaaaatggatgtGAGGCTTGTGTGGGTGTTTAGCTTGTCCTGTTCTTTCTGTTCATAATTCTGAACCCACTGGCTGGTGTAAAAGAATGGTCatgtgacaaaaataaaatgaaatttgtgCCTATGCTGGATTTGCCCCTTGGTAAAGGAGTGCGTCTGTTATTACAGTGTAAAAGATGTTTGATTAGTGTATCACATCATCAGACCTGCTCTTGGTCTGATTACAAGTTATGGGTTattatttagaaatacattCACCTGCTATTCCTTACtgtgtgtttttggtttttattttttcaaagaaagggTGGATTTTTCGTTGACCTCTTTGTCAGAGTATCAAATCAGGTTGCAGTAAATATGTATAAGCAACTAGGCTACAGTGTGTACCGGACAGTGTTAGAGTACTACTCTGCTAGCAGTGGCGAGCCAGATGAAGATGCTTATGGTAAGTACTTGTTCTGCCTCAAGTTGAATGGAAAGAGTCTCATGTTGAGGGTTCCTGGGTTTGTTtgtatgattatttttttttaatgaaacaagtTCAGATAGTTGTTGATGAATGGGATTTTGTATACTCCTTTAGATAGTTTTCCCTACTGAATATTACATCAGTTACAAAAATTAATCTTGCAGTTTACATGTTTTGTAGCATCTGTGTCAAAATAAACTACGAAACAAGAATAAATTAGTAAGTACAAAGACACTTATCCTGTAGataagatgaaaataaaaatgcagtttcttatctattttttctttctgaggaaTGCTCACACCCAGTGGCTGGGCTTTTTGCTGATGTTATTGGGGGAAGGAATGGCAGTGCTTTCCTTGTTTCTTCCCGTAACAGGGACttgaaactttgtttttctcagatGTCTAACTACAAATTTACAAGTGTCAGTGGTCAACAGTGGCAGAGAATTGCTTGGCATATTCAATTTAAAAGGGAAGGAACGTGGAAATTCAAGTATGTTAATGTTAATTCTgctaacaaaactgaagtaccagctgcttcctctttctagaccttctttcctttaaatACCCTCCCCAAAGGGTTACATGGCCATGCTGTATATCTTCTATGTTCTTGCACTATTCATTTGATATGCGGAAGTGCTATGAAATAACAGGAGCTATGGACAGATATCTACGATTGTTGCAGATGCCTTAAATCATATATTTGTCCTTTTAGCCTGCTATTTCCTTTCCATTCACTTGAATTTCATGCCGTGTTATATTCGAATTGATAACGTTGCTGCTGAATGACATTAAGGTCATCAAGGTATTaaagtgtgtccagaggagggcgacCAAGGTGGTGAAAGGTCTCGAGGGCAAGacttacgaggagcggctgaggggaggagggggaggcaaGACTTAGGAGGAgcttggtttgttcagcctggagaaggctgaggggtgacaTTGCAGTCTACAGCTTCCTCAGGGCGGGCAGCGGAGGGGGAcgtgctgatctcctctctctggtggcTGGTGATAGGACATGAGGGAATGggatgaagctgcatcaggggaagttcaggctggacATTAGGGTGatcggtcactggaacaggctccccagggaagtggtgacGGCACCAAGCATGTCAGAGTTCGAGGGGcatctggatgatgctcttaatcatatggtttagttttaggtagtcctcTGAGGAGCAGGGACTTGGACTCtatgatccttatgggtcccttccaacttgagatattctatgaaaTCTTGGTTAAAATGATCTTACCGTAATACAGAATTCACTTAATATGGCTTTGTGCAATGACTGTCTTATtataatagtattttttttcttttgccacagATATGAGAAAAGCTCTTTCCAGAGATACGGAGAAGAAATCAATTATACCTCTGCCTCATCCTGTGAGACCAGAAGACATTGAGTAACTGTAAGCTATGATTCTTAGGCAACTTACTAAAAGTGTCAGGTTCcttctccccccagcccccaagAACTTATGGATGACAAATCTTAGGCTCAATGCTTTTTGGTATTTCATGGGGAAAAACAATATTGAGAAGCTTGCTAATGCTGCTTGGTAATGGCTGCATAGTCCTGAACTTACaccattatttttccattcaaataTTGACAATTCAGAGATTATGAAAGTGGAATTACCTCATGTATggtgttttcttggttttctttcaaaCCAAAAATAACCTGAAGTCAGTAACAGTAAAAGCTCTTCAAATGCATTTATTCATGACGAATGAAAATACTGTACAATACCCAAGAAACACAGCAGGGGAAGGCAACGTATTAATACTGGCACAGAAGATAAACCTGTTATACATAATGTAGAAATGTCTTTCCCCTCTTCATGGCACAGGCGTGGGACTGAACTTAGGTTCACTGTTGATTTGAAAAAGCCAGACAACCAAAGCAGTCAAGGCTTTCTCTCCACTGTGAACCAGACTCAAGACCAATTCTGTGTTCTGGGTATCCATACATACCTTAACGTGCTGTGTCCGCTGAAGTAATCTGCAGTAAAGATTTCTTGTTTCCTCATACTCTTCTTGCTCAATTTCAAGATCAATGTGGGATTTCCGAGAACCTGTGAAAGAGAAGTCTCTCCTTATGTTCACAGAATCTTCATACGACCCTCTGTCTAACACTGAGataatgcaggttttttttaatggagaagcATGGATAAACGTGGAATTTGCAGAAATGAAATTCAGAGATCAGAGTATTAATTGACCGTATGAGCTAGGATTAAGACTAAGTAATATAAAATCTTGTGCACATGATCCATTTAGGTTACTCCTGTAAGCATGTTTCTCCCTCCGTGTTTTATCATGGGTTTTATAGTCCTGTGTACCCTGCCAAGAAACAGATGCTAACTTAGACGAGATACAGGCTAAGCCTAAGCCATTATGGTGAGCAGGTTTGTTCAAGCTGGTAgattatttatgttttaattagCCACACTGTGTAATAAATACTGGGgggttttcctgtttttcttcgATCCTTATATACagctttctgtcccttttttcctctcgCTTTCTGTCCAGCATCCTGGCTCTCTTGGTCCTCTATTAGTCCATCCGCTCCCTATCCTGTTCCCCATCACTATTTTGCTGTCTCttggtttttgatttttttttttaaagttccctgtgcctttttttttttttctcactcccCCATTCCTCTGTCTTGTGCCACGTCCCATTTTTGAGCCTATGGAAGTGACATCAGGAGTGACAGGTTGTGAGAAGCAGGTCCTCCAGCCCAGGTGTTTTTAccttctccatctctttgtcCCAATCTGCATCTCTACTACTCAATCCCTC
This window contains:
- the LOC132318864 gene encoding N-alpha-acetyltransferase 20, producing MTTLRAFTCDDLFRFNNINLDPLTETYGIPFYLQYLAHWPEYFVVAEAPGGELMGYIMGKAEGSVAREEWHGHVTALSVAPEFRRLGLAAKLMELLEEISEKKGGFFVDLFVRVSNQVAVNMYKQLGYSVYRTVLEYYSASSGEPDEDAYDMRKALSRDTEKKSIIPLPHPVRPEDIE